A single genomic interval of Helianthus annuus cultivar XRQ/B chromosome 13, HanXRQr2.0-SUNRISE, whole genome shotgun sequence harbors:
- the LOC110900633 gene encoding uncharacterized protein LOC110900633, translating into MGECLLGKKGCYKCGKEGHSSYQCPNNSKTCFHCFEKGHIKSECPKLQQESKKEDKKQEGSRAKGRMFQITSEEAKSQPNVVSGIFLINSIPVYVLFDTGATMSFISSEIVQHPSFKIERMSMPLEVEIADSKNYLLHEICKKCKLTIEDEEFDIDLIPMILGEFKVIVGMDWMSKNHAEINCETKTILLQSPSGRRLNIQGERKVEAKLCTLVQAIKYVLNGSRAYLAYVVDTQQGSLKFENVEIVNEFPDVFPEELPGLPPEREVEFRIELNPEAKPVAKAPYRLAPTEMRELMTQLQDLLDKGFIRPNDILVYSRSKDEHAMHLREVLEVLRKEKLYAKFSKCAFWLREVQFLGHVINLEGVLVDPSKIDAVMKWVSPKNPTEIRSFLGLVGVL; encoded by the exons ATGGGCGAGTGTCTGTTAGGCAAGAAGGGATGTTACAAATGTGGTAAGGAAGGGCATTCGTCTTATCAGTGCCCAAATAACTCGAAGACTTGCTTCCATTGTTTtgaaaaagggcacattaaaTCGGAATGCCCGAAACTTCAACAAGAGTCAAAGAAAGaagataagaagcaagagggttCTAGGGCGAAAGGGAGGATGTTTCAAATCACATCTGAAGAAGCCAAATCTCAACcgaatgtggtctcaggtatcttTCTAATAAACTCCATAccggtttatgttttgtttgataccGGAGCCACTATGTCGTTTATTTCTAGTGAGATCGTACAACATCCTTCCTTTAAGATTGAACGAATGTcgatgcccttagaagtagaaaTAGCAGATAGCAAAAATTATTTGTTGCACGAAATATGTAAGAAATGTAAATTAACCATTGAAGATGAGGAGTTTGATATTGATCTTATACCTATGATTTTGGGGGAGTTTAAAgtaatagtgggtatggattggatgTCTAAAAACCACGCGGAGATAAATTGTGAAACCAAAACTATACTTCTCCAATCTCCAAGTGGGAGGCGATTAAACATACAAGGCGAAAGAAAGGTGGAAGCGAAGTTATGTACTCTCGTTCAAGCCATTAAGTATGTACTTAATGGGAGTAGAGCATACTTGGCTTACGTGGTAGATACTCAACAAGGCTCCCTGAAGTTTGAAAACGTCGAAATTGTGAACGAATttccagatgtatttccggaagaatTGCCGGGACTCCCTCCCGAGCGAGAAGTAGAATTTCGTATCGAATTGAATCCGGAGGCGAAACCGGTGGCGAAGGCTCCCTATAGGTTGGCTCCCACTGAGATGCGGGAATTAATGACACAATTACAAGATCTTCTAGATAAGGGCTTCATACGCCCaa ACGATATTCTAGTTTATTCGCGAAGCAAAGACGAACATGCAATGCACTTGCGTGAAGTACTTGAAGTTCTCCGTAAGGAGAAACTCtacgcaaaattttcaaaatgcgccTTTTGGCTCAGAGAAGTGCAGTTTCTGGGGCATGTGATCAACTTGGAGGGTGTCTTAGTTGATCCTTCAAAGATTGATGCTGTAATGAAGTGGGTTTCTCCGAAGAACCCGacagagataagaagttttctgggcCTTGTGGGGGTACTATAG